The Nymphaea colorata isolate Beijing-Zhang1983 chromosome 7, ASM883128v2, whole genome shotgun sequence DNA window gctcaatcttATTGCTGGAGCATTGAGCTTGTGGGGGGATGTTAACAGAAgtaccaagaaggctctcaaggTGAATTACTTAGGAGataaaaagtcatgtctcttaagggatgaaaagtcatgtatgttgggagatgaaaagtcatgtctcttgggagatgaaaagacatgtctcttgagagacgaaaagtcatgtctgttgaaatatgaaaagtcatgtctgttgaaagatgaaaagttgtcTCTTGGGAATTAGAGACCCTTATGTAACTTCTCTATATAAAGGCgcctctccaccaaaggaaTGCAAGCAAGAAATAATAGAGCAGTGGACGTAGGcatattggctgaaccactttaaaaattcatgtccctttaattactttttcattttgatttctaacaCAGAGAACTCTACGGCGCAACCAAAGGTTTCAAGGAGGAGTTGGGGAAAGGAGGGTTTGGCAGTGTCTACAAAGGTGTGCTTTCCAGGAGCGGAATCGAGGTTGCAGTTAAGAGAGTATCGCATGGTTCAAAGCAAGGGATGAGGGAGTTTGTGGTGGAAATATCAAGCCTGGGGAGGATGAGGCACAGGATCGTGGTCCAATTGCATGGTTGGTGTAGACGATGCGATGACCTGCTCCTGGCTTATGAATTCATGCCATATGGGAGTATagacaattttctttttgatgtgAAAGGTAGAAGCCTGAGTTGGGAACAGAGGTTCAAGATTCTAAAGGGAATTGCTTCCGGCCTGCTGTATCTTCATGAAGAGTGGGAGCAAGTGGTTGTGCACAGAGATGTTAAAGCAAGTAACGTGTTGTTAGATGGTGATCTAATGGCAGgttgggtgattttggtctttccAGACTCTATGAGCATGGGCCACCCCAAGGCAACCCAAATCGTTGGGAGTTTTGGGTACATGGCGCCGGAGTTCTCCAGCACCTGGAAGTCCAGCACGAGTGCCAATGTCTACTCTTATGGTGCTTTGCTCCTAAAGGTGGCCTACGGAAGGAGGCCTATTGAGCCGGAGAGACATTGTGAAGAGATGTTCTATTGGAGTTAGTCCACTCTTTGTGGAAGGATGGACGTATACTGGACGCCATGGGCAAAAGGCTTGGGAATAGCTACGTGGTGGAGGAAGTAGAGTTGTGCTGAAGCTTGGCATTCTCTGTTCACAGGCTGCACCTGAATCAAGGCCAATCATGCGGCAATTAACTCAGTATCTTGACCATGACGCCTCATTACAATCTAGAATGCCAGAATCTTGTTATTCAAGACGATCCAGGCTTGGACCAAATAATTGTGTAGTACCCTTCCTCTGAGAACCTGTCACCAACTTTAGGAAACTCAGGCCTGTAACCTATGAACACAACTGCAGCACGTCGTTGCAGACACATCAATCGAAAGTCATAGATCAGTAAATCATTTCGCAAGTTGTCAAATACAGAATACCATGCTTTGCTTTAGGTTCTTCATGTCTGGTTCGCTATAAGATCTCTCATGTCGTTATTTTTGGAGCCGAGTGCGAGCCCATACCCCGTTTCTCTACTCTTTGTATAGGCTTGGCCTACAAAATGTTTGTATGATTTTATACCAGCAGtgtaatataaaataaactaaTTACCTAATGAcgatcgttttttttttctgttttagttTTTTCCTGAATCAAGGGTACAGAATAGATTATCTCATTTTTCACATTAATTTATCTTTGTTTTCTCGCTGTGCATTTTAGATGTTTGAATGTATACTTGTGATATTGCTATAAATATAAggtcattttttctttaccattatataatttctattaattttcatgttatttttatttatttatttgtacttCCTATACTACTAGTGTTCACTTGTAATTTCTTTGCTTCTATAGTTACTTTGTAAGCGTATGCTTCTTGGATCAAAGAACAATTAAAGAAAACTAGGAAGTATTTCAAACTTGTAAGAAATCTAGGGTCAGTAAATAACACCAAATATGTGTTGGTGGTACTAGCGGTAACACCATGCATCAGATGACTAAAAGGAAAAGAGTAAAAATTGTCGAGAATGTATGAATTTTCTACTGCTTATTGATGATCAACATGCTGCAGGCGTTGCCAACCTACAAGAAAGGTCAGCTGGTAAAGGATGTGTGCACATGAAGTATATAGGTTACATGTT harbors:
- the LOC116257633 gene encoding L-type lectin-domain containing receptor kinase S.4-like, which produces MLTEVPRRLSRELYGATKGFKEELGKGGFGSVYKGVLSRSGIEVAVKRVSHGSKQGMREFVVEISSLGRMRHRIVVQLHGWCRRCDDLLLAYEFMPYGSIDNFLFDVKGRSLSWEQRFKILKGIASGLLYLHEEWEQVVVHRDVKASNVLLDGDLMAGWVILVFPDSMSMGHPKATQIVGSFGYMAPEFSSTWKSSTSANVYSYGALLLKVAYGRRPIEPERHCEEMFYWS